A part of bacterium genomic DNA contains:
- the metG gene encoding methionine--tRNA ligase: MESELRPIYITTPIYYVNDRPHVGHAYTTIVADYLARAYRLLGREAYFLTGTDEHGAKVAEAARAAGMTPREWCDKHAALFREAWRRLDIRYDSFIRTTDARHERGVGKMLEKLRTVSKDGRPVVYEGEYAGLYCLGCEKFITEKELVDGLCPIHLTKPQELKERNYFFRLTAYLDDVRRLIESDQVRILPAERKNEVLGLLKQDVLEDFSISREKVDWGIPIPWDPAQNAYVWVDALPNYITAIGYGDNEKEFAHWWKGAHVLHLMAKDILKFHAVYWPAMLLAIGEKPPETLFIHGYFTVNGQKMSKTLRNTLDPHAMVDQFGPDGARYLLLTQFQFGQDGDLKADLFTQQFNADLANDLGNLVSRTVAMIEKHFGGKAPGIGREDQADAFLETQIDAAITEFLDCLLDDPADGSIEVDPNRGIAAAKRIVHEANRYFDVTKPWALAKAGDTERLKTVLTRSAEAIRRAAIMLNPIIPGKSLQILRALGFTDPDRELTMSGLRSEKFNTPARTLCPGPFHLDAPIFPRLEKVDAKTEKKPVTDNATVAENVITIDQFRQTQLRTAEIIAAEKVEGADKLLKLQLALGDQRRQIVAGIALHYKPEDLVGRTIIIVANLQPTKIRGIESQGMLLAASDGGTLRLLTTDGPIASGSSIG; the protein is encoded by the coding sequence ATGGAAAGTGAACTTCGTCCCATCTACATCACGACCCCGATCTACTACGTGAACGACCGGCCGCATGTCGGGCATGCGTACACGACGATTGTCGCCGACTATCTGGCGCGCGCGTACCGCTTGCTGGGACGCGAGGCATACTTCCTCACCGGCACCGACGAACATGGCGCCAAGGTTGCCGAGGCGGCGCGCGCGGCGGGCATGACACCGCGGGAGTGGTGCGACAAGCACGCCGCGTTGTTTCGGGAAGCGTGGAGACGGCTCGACATCCGCTACGACAGCTTTATTCGCACCACCGACGCCCGCCACGAGCGGGGTGTGGGCAAGATGCTCGAGAAGCTCCGCACCGTCTCAAAGGATGGCCGGCCGGTTGTCTATGAGGGCGAGTACGCCGGGCTCTACTGCCTCGGGTGCGAGAAGTTCATCACCGAAAAGGAACTGGTCGATGGGCTCTGCCCGATCCACCTCACCAAGCCGCAGGAATTGAAGGAGAGAAACTACTTCTTTCGGTTGACCGCCTATCTGGATGACGTGCGGCGCCTGATCGAGTCCGACCAGGTGCGCATCCTCCCCGCCGAGCGCAAAAATGAGGTCCTGGGCCTGCTCAAACAGGATGTGCTTGAGGATTTTTCGATCTCGCGCGAAAAGGTCGATTGGGGCATCCCGATCCCGTGGGACCCGGCGCAGAACGCCTATGTCTGGGTCGACGCGCTGCCCAATTACATCACCGCCATCGGGTATGGCGACAACGAGAAGGAATTCGCCCACTGGTGGAAGGGTGCTCATGTCCTGCATCTGATGGCCAAGGACATCCTCAAGTTCCACGCCGTCTACTGGCCGGCGATGCTTCTGGCGATCGGCGAGAAGCCGCCGGAGACGCTGTTTATCCACGGCTACTTTACCGTCAACGGCCAGAAGATGAGCAAGACCCTGCGCAACACGCTCGATCCGCACGCGATGGTGGATCAGTTCGGCCCCGACGGGGCGCGGTACCTGTTGCTCACGCAATTCCAGTTCGGACAGGATGGGGATCTCAAGGCGGACTTGTTCACCCAGCAGTTCAACGCCGACCTGGCGAATGACTTGGGAAACTTGGTGTCGCGAACGGTCGCAATGATCGAGAAGCACTTCGGGGGAAAGGCGCCGGGGATTGGCCGTGAGGATCAGGCCGATGCGTTCCTGGAGACCCAGATCGATGCGGCGATCACCGAGTTTCTTGATTGTCTGCTCGACGATCCCGCCGATGGATCGATTGAAGTCGATCCGAACCGAGGCATTGCTGCCGCCAAGCGGATCGTTCATGAGGCGAATCGATACTTCGATGTAACCAAGCCGTGGGCATTGGCCAAAGCCGGCGATACCGAGCGACTGAAAACGGTGCTGACTCGCTCGGCGGAGGCGATACGCCGCGCCGCGATCATGCTGAATCCAATCATTCCGGGCAAATCGTTGCAGATCCTCCGTGCGTTGGGATTCACTGATCCGGACCGTGAGCTGACGATGTCCGGCCTCAGATCAGAGAAATTCAACACTCCGGCTCGGACGTTGTGCCCGGGCCCGTTCCATCTCGATGCCCCGATATTCCCGCGTCTTGAGAAGGTGGACGCCAAAACGGAGAAGAAACCCGTGACCGATAATGCCACTGTTGCTGAGAATGTCATCACCATCGACCAGTTCCGGCAGACGCAATTGCGCACTGCCGAGATCATCGCCGCAGAGAAGGTGGAAGGGGCGGACAAACTGCTCAAGTTGCAGCTGGCGCTCGGCGACCAGCGGCGGCAGATCGTGGCGGGCATCGCGTTGCACTACAAACCGGAGGACCTGGTGGGCCGGACAATTATCATTGTCGCCAATCTCCAGCCGACCAAGATCCGTGGCATCGAATCGCAGGGGATGCTCCTGGCGGCCTCCGACGGCGGCACACTCCGTCTCCTGACCACCGACGGTCCGATCGCGTCGGGCAGTTCGATTGGATAG
- a CDS encoding stage 0 sporulation family protein: MEDEELHKDTPIEPDPESSDSESPEPSVEPTAPVPSGPAPVYLVEFKGARKEYYRDPYNLPIAIGDAVIVQVERGEDFGKAILKFSPERAKDLKVKPLPIIRAATAADIAHNADNRASEWEARQTCRRMVEERRLEMKVVDAEWQFDRNKMTFYFTADKRVDFRALVKDLAGVFKTRIELRQIGARDEARRTGGVGICGYEQCCTLFLKEFEPITTQMARDQSLSLNPAKISGNCGRLLCCLRYESGYYKEATRLFPNIGMPWETEDGQGTIESIHILREQVTVRLPDGRTTKVPLEEIQRKERKKTSWYE, encoded by the coding sequence GTGGAAGACGAAGAATTACATAAAGATACACCGATTGAGCCCGATCCGGAATCGTCCGACTCGGAATCGCCGGAGCCCTCTGTCGAACCGACGGCACCGGTTCCATCCGGGCCGGCGCCGGTTTACCTCGTTGAGTTCAAGGGGGCGCGCAAGGAGTATTACCGCGATCCGTATAATCTGCCGATTGCCATCGGCGACGCGGTGATCGTCCAGGTCGAACGCGGCGAGGATTTCGGCAAGGCGATCCTCAAGTTCTCGCCCGAGCGTGCCAAGGACCTTAAGGTCAAGCCGCTGCCCATCATCCGCGCGGCCACGGCCGCCGATATCGCCCACAACGCCGACAATCGCGCCAGCGAATGGGAGGCGCGCCAGACCTGCCGTCGTATGGTCGAGGAGCGCCGGCTGGAGATGAAGGTGGTCGACGCCGAGTGGCAGTTTGACCGCAACAAGATGACCTTCTATTTCACCGCCGACAAGCGGGTCGACTTTCGCGCGCTGGTCAAGGACCTGGCCGGAGTGTTCAAGACCCGCATCGAACTGCGTCAGATCGGCGCGCGCGACGAGGCACGTCGCACCGGCGGGGTCGGCATCTGCGGCTACGAGCAATGCTGCACGCTCTTCCTCAAGGAATTCGAGCCGATCACGACGCAGATGGCCCGCGACCAGAGTCTGTCGCTCAATCCGGCCAAGATCTCCGGCAACTGCGGACGCCTGCTCTGCTGTCTGCGTTACGAAAGCGGCTACTACAAGGAAGCCACCCGTCTGTTCCCCAACATCGGGATGCCATGGGAGACCGAGGACGGGCAGGGGACGATCGAGTCGATCCACATCCTGCGCGAGCAGGTCACGGTGCGACTGCCGGACGGCCGTACGACCAAAGTTCCGCTCGAAGAGATCCAGCGCAAGGAACGCAAGAAGACTTCGTGGTATGAATAG